One Aegilops tauschii subsp. strangulata cultivar AL8/78 chromosome 7, Aet v6.0, whole genome shotgun sequence genomic window carries:
- the LOC109752370 gene encoding cysteine-rich receptor-like protein kinase 44 isoform X1 → MATGEITEGSSSSPELPKIFSFQSLEGITNNFSRIFCKDPFGPVYKGTLPDTDKEIAVKKLEQSAEIPPEDFENKVQSVYELKHENIVELIGFCNQTLQITTERLLCYDFDPNESLQQHLFGPKATDGSNSADPSTNWDTCFKIVKGVCQGLLYLHKLEDPITHMDLNLNNIWLDRAMVPKIANLGLSRIFSEDRIKYYKEESPRYMAPEYLNSTGMSVSIDIYSLGVMMIQITTREENNDNLDKASRIYIKDIRKRWTAEHIASVYSSLDSECLHQVHTCIKTGLECMQIDQKNRPSIDVIVDRLNTI, encoded by the exons ATGGCAACTGGAGAGATAACCGAAGGGAGCAGCTCCAGCCCCGAACTACCAAAGATATTTTCATTTCAGTCTCTGGAAGGAATTACGAATAACTTCTCCCGAATATTCTGTAAAGATCCATTTGGACCAGTTTATAAG GGAACTCTGCCAGATACTGACAAAGAGATTGCGGTGAAAAAACTTGAGCAAAGCGCGGAAATCCCACCTGAGGATTTTGAGAATAAGGTTCAGAGTGTTTATGAGCTTAAACATGAAAATATCGTAGAGTTGATTGGGTTCTGCAATCAAACACTACAGATCACTACAGAAAGGTTACTCTGCTATGACTTTGATCCTAATGAGAGCCTTCAACAGCATCTTTTTG GGCCCAAAGCAACAGATGGCTCCAATTCGGCTGATCCCAGTACCAACTGGGACACATGTTTCAAAATAGTCAAGGGGGTTTGCCAGGGTTTACTTTATCTACACAAGTTAGAGGATCCCATTACCCATATGGATCTTAACCTGAATAATATATGGTTGGATAGAGCAATGGTGCCCAAAATTGCCAATCTTGGACTCTCCAGAATCTTTAGCGAAGATCGGATCAAATACTACAAAGAGGAATCACC TAGATACATGGCTCCAGAATATCTAAACAGCACTGGCATGTCGGTCTCAATAGACATATATAGTTTGGGGGTAATGATGATCCAAATCACCACAAGAGAGGAGAACAACGACAATCTGGACAAGGCCTCAAGGATATACATTAAAGAT ATACGGAAAAGGTGGACAGCAGAGCACATAGCATCCGTGTACTCATCGCTTGATTCAGAATGCCTCCATCAAGTACATACATGCATAAAAACAGGGCTAGAGTGCATGCAGATTGATCAGAAAAATAGGCCTTCCATAGATGTAATTGTTGACAGGCTCAACACAATCTGA
- the LOC109752370 gene encoding cysteine-rich receptor-like protein kinase 44 isoform X2, translating into MATGEITEGSSSSPELPKIFSFQSLEGITNNFSRIFCKDPFGPVYKGTLPDTDKEIAVKKLEQSAEIPPEDFENKVQSVYELKHENIVELIGFCNQTLQITTERLLCYDFDPNESLQQHLFGPKATDGSNSADPSTNWDTCFKIVKGVCQGLLYLHKLEDPITHMDLNLNNIWLDRAMVPKIANLGLSRIFSEDRIKYYKEESPYMAPEYLNSTGMSVSIDIYSLGVMMIQITTREENNDNLDKASRIYIKDIRKRWTAEHIASVYSSLDSECLHQVHTCIKTGLECMQIDQKNRPSIDVIVDRLNTI; encoded by the exons ATGGCAACTGGAGAGATAACCGAAGGGAGCAGCTCCAGCCCCGAACTACCAAAGATATTTTCATTTCAGTCTCTGGAAGGAATTACGAATAACTTCTCCCGAATATTCTGTAAAGATCCATTTGGACCAGTTTATAAG GGAACTCTGCCAGATACTGACAAAGAGATTGCGGTGAAAAAACTTGAGCAAAGCGCGGAAATCCCACCTGAGGATTTTGAGAATAAGGTTCAGAGTGTTTATGAGCTTAAACATGAAAATATCGTAGAGTTGATTGGGTTCTGCAATCAAACACTACAGATCACTACAGAAAGGTTACTCTGCTATGACTTTGATCCTAATGAGAGCCTTCAACAGCATCTTTTTG GGCCCAAAGCAACAGATGGCTCCAATTCGGCTGATCCCAGTACCAACTGGGACACATGTTTCAAAATAGTCAAGGGGGTTTGCCAGGGTTTACTTTATCTACACAAGTTAGAGGATCCCATTACCCATATGGATCTTAACCTGAATAATATATGGTTGGATAGAGCAATGGTGCCCAAAATTGCCAATCTTGGACTCTCCAGAATCTTTAGCGAAGATCGGATCAAATACTACAAAGAGGAATCACC ATACATGGCTCCAGAATATCTAAACAGCACTGGCATGTCGGTCTCAATAGACATATATAGTTTGGGGGTAATGATGATCCAAATCACCACAAGAGAGGAGAACAACGACAATCTGGACAAGGCCTCAAGGATATACATTAAAGAT ATACGGAAAAGGTGGACAGCAGAGCACATAGCATCCGTGTACTCATCGCTTGATTCAGAATGCCTCCATCAAGTACATACATGCATAAAAACAGGGCTAGAGTGCATGCAGATTGATCAGAAAAATAGGCCTTCCATAGATGTAATTGTTGACAGGCTCAACACAATCTGA